The following proteins are encoded in a genomic region of Oncorhynchus kisutch isolate 150728-3 linkage group LG6, Okis_V2, whole genome shotgun sequence:
- the LOC109892893 gene encoding calpain-5, with protein sequence MFSSVKAFEGQQYSTLKRQCLASGLLFEDPHFPALDDTLFYQGNRIGRVHWKRPQELSEDPHLFVDGISAHDLHQGQLGNCWFVAACSSLASRESLWSKVIPDWKEQEWDTETPESYAGIFHFRFWRFGEWVDVVIDDRLPTVDNQLVYCHSDDSNEFWSALVEKAYAKVYGCYEALDGGNTADALVDFTGGVSEPMDLLEGQMATDEVARNQLFERVLKVHNRDGLISCSIRATTVEDMEARLDCGLVKGHAYAVTDVKKVRLGQGLLAFFKSEKLNMIRMRNPWGEKEWSGPWSDSSEEWKKVSKSEREKLGVTVQDDGEFWMTFDDFCQYFTDLILCRLINTSYLSIHKTWEEEVMRGSWVPRQDPLRNRSGGCINHKATFLQNPQYVFDVNKVEDEVLIALQQKERRATTKEGKGDNLAIGFDIHRVELNRKYRMHTAQQKVAGSIYINSRCVFLRKELKEGRYVIIPTTFDPGQQGDFLLRVFTDVPSDCKELNLDEPPQTCWTGMCGYPQLVTQVHVLSAEGLQGQDSNGASDPYVIITCEGERVRSPVHKDTRSPNFDVKGLFYRKKPKEGIHIEIYNKNVIVDTFLGQVTLSSDPNDRQEQHTLHLRDKGNRQDNDLPGTVTVRLITCITLINI encoded by the exons GAGCTCTCTGAGGACCCTCACCTGTTTGTGGATGGGATCAGTGCGCACGACCTGCACCAGGGCCAGCTGGGAAACTGCTGGTTTGTGGCAGCGTGCTCCAGCCTGGCCTCCAGAGAGTCCCTGTGGTCTAAA gtCATCCCAGACTGGAAAGAGCAGGAGTGGGACACTGAGACACCCGAGTCGTACGCCGGGATCTTCCACTTCCGCTTCTGGCGCTTCGGAGAGTGGGTGGATGTGGTGATCGACGACCGGCTTCCCACGGTGGACAACCAGCTGGTCTACTGCCACTCGGATGACAGCAACGAGTTCTGGAGCGCACTGGTGGAGAAGGCCTATGCCAA AGTGTACGGCTGCTACGAGGCCCTGGATGGCGGGAACACGGCGGATGCCCTGGTGGACTTCACAGGGGGCGTTTCGGAGCCCATGGACCTGCTGGAGGGCCAGATGGCCACTGACGAGGTGGCCCGCAACCAGCTGTTTGAGAGGGTGCTGAAGGTCCACAACCGGGACGGCCTCATCAGCTGCTCCATCCGG GCGACCACAGTGGAGGACATGGAGGCACGGCTAGACTGTGGCCTGGTCAAGGGCCACGCATACGCAGTGACGGACGTGAAGAAGGTGCGTCTGGGCCAGGGCCTGCTGGCATTCTTCAAGTCAGAGAAGCTCAATATGATCCGCATGAGGAACCcctggggagagaaggagtggagcgggCCCTGGAGCGACAG CTCAGAGGAGTGGAAGAAGGTgagcaagagtgagagagagaagctggGCGTCACCGTGCAGGATGACGGAGAATTCTG GATGACGTTTGATGACTTCTGCCAGTACTTCACGGACCTGATCCTGTGCCGCCTCATCAACACCTCTTATCTGAGCATCCACAAAACATGGGAGGAGGAAGTGATGAGGGGCTCCTGGGTCCCCCGCCAAGACCCTCTGAGGAACCGCTCTGGGGGATGCATCAACCACAAGGCCACCTTCCTCCAGAACCCACAG TATGTGTTTGATGTGAATAAGGTAGAGGATGAGGTGTTGATAGCCCTGCAGCAGAAGGAGAGAAGAGCCACCACCAAAGAGGGCAAAGGAGATAACCTGGCCATAGGCTTCGACATTCACCGG GTGGAGCTGAACAGAAAGTACCGCATGCACACGGCCCAGCAGAAGGTGGCGGGCTCCATCTACATCAACTCGCGCTGCGTCTTCCTCAGGAAGGAGCTCAAGGAGGGTCGCTACGTCATCATCCCCACAACTTTTGACCCCGGGCAGCAGGGCGACTTCCTGTTGCGGGTCTTCACCGACGTGCCTTCAGACTGCAA AGAGTTGAACCTAGATGAGCCCCCACAGACGTGTTGGACGGGCATGTGTGGTTACCCCCAGCTGGTCACCCAGGTCCACGTTCTGAGTGCTGAGGGACTCCAGGGCCAGGACTCTAATGGAG CCTCGGACCCGTACGTCATCATCacctgtgagggagagagagtgcgcTCGCCGGTGCACAAGGACACGCGGAGCCCCAACTTCGATGTCAAAGGCCTGTTCTACCGCAAGAAGCCCAAGGAAGGCATCCACATTGAG ATCTACAATAAGAACGTAATTGTGGATACCTTCCTGGGTCAGGTGACCCTGTCCAGTGACCCAAACGACCGGCAGGAGCAGCACACACTCCACCTGCGCGACAAGGGCAATCGCCAAGACAACGACCTCCCGGGCACGGTCACCGTGCGCCTCATCACCTGCATCACACTCATCAACATATGA
- the LOC109892902 gene encoding olfactory marker protein-like: MASQVTLDLPFRPDAHLTEVMRQRAQSLQQRGGKRQDGERLLRPHEAIYRLDFSQQALRFAHWGVRLVRSGRLTVTATSQLWTPDLTHLMNRQLLEPAGVFWRAESDGDDTPVHQYEADAQEFGERIAEMAKVRKTMYFLLAFEEGVGPDAVECSISFQVDQK; encoded by the coding sequence ATGGCCTCCCAAGTCACTCTGGATCTGCCCTTCAGGCCCGACGCCCATCTGACCGAGGTGATGCGTCAGCGGGCTCAGTCGCTGCAGCAGCGTGGCGGGAAGAGGCAGGACGGCGAGCGCCTCCTCCGACCACACGAGGCCATCTACCGCCTGGACTTCTCCCAGCAGGCATTGCGTTTTGCCCACTGGGGAGTGAGGCTGGTACGCTCAGGCCGCCTCACCGTGACTGCCACCTCACAGCTCTGGACGCCCGACCTCACCCACCTGATGAACCGCCAACTGCTGGAGCCGGCGGGGGTGTTTTGGCGAGCTGAGAGCGACGGCGATGACACACCCGTGCACCAGTATGAGGCAGACGCCCAGGAGTTTGGTGAGCGGATCGCCGAGATGGCGAAGGTGCGGAAGACAATGTACTTCCTGCTGGCATTTGAGGAGGGTGTTGGTCCGGACGCTGTTGAATGCTCCATCAGCTTCCAGGTGGACCAGAAGTGA